The Salvia splendens isolate huo1 chromosome 21, SspV2, whole genome shotgun sequence genome includes a window with the following:
- the LOC121783373 gene encoding polyadenylate-binding protein RBP45-like has product MMQQPGGMAPPPMGMDQQQPPQQQWMTMPQQPHFWPQHQQQQQQQQHYGALPTNSAAGGAADEVRSLWIGDLQYWMDEAYLSSCFYSTGELVSAKVIRNKQTGQSEGYGFLEFRTHAAAETILQGYNGALMPNSEQSFRLNWASLGAGDKRTDDSPEYTIFVGDLAGDVTDYVLQETFKAVYQSVKGAKVVIDRLTGRSKGYGFVKFGDEREQQRAMSEMNGVLCSTRPMRIGPAANKKPMNAPTQNASYQNSQGPQGESDPNNTTIFVGGLDPNVTDDHLRQVFSQYGDVVHVKIPVGKRCGFVQFSDRSCAELALSNLNGTLLGGQNIRLSWGRSPSNKQTQQDQNQWGGGAYYGYTQGHEVQGGFAPPQDPNMYYASYPGYANYQQPQQ; this is encoded by the exons ATGATGCAGCAACCAGGAGGAATGGCACCACCACCTATGGGGATGGATCAGCAGCAGCCCCCTCAGCAGCAGTGGATGACGATGCCGCAGCAGCCTCACTTCTGGCCTCAGCACCAGCAacagcaacaacaacaacaacactATGGTGCGCTGCCAACCAACTCCGCTGCTGGCGGCGCCGCCGATGAGGTTCGATCTCTATGGATTGGCGACCTTCAGTACTGGATGGACGAGGCCTATCTCTCATCGTGCTTCTACAGCACTGGCGAG CTAGTATCTGCTAAGGTAATTCGCAACAAGCAAACAGGCCAATCTGAGGGGTATGGCTTCCTGGAATTTAGGACTCATGCTGCTGCTGAAACTATCTTGCAAGGATATAACGGTGCGCTGATGCCTAATTCTGAACAGAGCTTCCGACTGAACTGGGCTAGTCTTGGTGCGGGAGATAAGCGTACAGATGACTCTCCTGAGTACACAATTTTTGTGGGAGATCTGGCGGGTGATGTTACAGATTATGTCCTGCAGGAAACATTCAAGGCTGTCTACCAATCTGTTAAGGGTGCTAAAGTTGTTATAGATAGGTTAACTGGACGCTCGAAGGGTTATGGATTTGTTAAGTTTGGGGATGAGAGAGAGCAACAGCGTGCTATGAGTGAAATGAATGGTGTTCTCTGTTCAACTAGGCCCATGAGGATTGGTCCTGCTGCTAACAAAAAACCTATGAATGCGCCAACTCAGAACG cttcatatcaaaattctcaAGGACCCCAGGGCGAAAGTGATCCCAATAATACAACA ATATTTGTTGGTGGTCTAGATCCCAACGTGACCGATGACCATTTGAGACAAGTATTCTCCCAGTATGGTGACGTGGTACATGTAAAAATACCAGTTGGAAAGCGTTGTGGATTTGTTCAGTTTTCTGATAG GTCATGTGCTGAGCTAGCTTTATCAAACTTAAATGGTACTCTACTAGGAGGGCAGAATATCCGTCTTTCATGGGGACGAAGTCCTTCAAACAAGCAG ACTCAGCAAGATCAAAACCAGTGGGGTGGGGGGGCTTACTATGGATATACACAGGGGCATGAGGTGCAAGGTGGATTTGCACCACCACAAGACCCAAACATGTATTATGCAAGCTATCCTGGATATGCAAACTATCAACAACCACAACAG TGA